A genomic window from Gymnodinialimonas ceratoperidinii includes:
- a CDS encoding ABC transporter ATP-binding protein encodes MTAKISLDGLSKSFGTKHVLQGISLNVAEGESLVVIGGSGTGKSVLLKCILGLIKPDAGTIRVDGAAQSTNPAFLDRFGMLFQGAALFDSMPIWQNVAFRLLQGKISRRDARERAIEKLRRVGLNPDTADLFPSELSGGMQKRAGLARAIASDPEIIFFDEPTTGLDPIMSGFINDLIGEIVSEMGATTITITHDMTSVRAIATTVAMLHDGKIRWHGPVEEMDRADDPYLRQFIGGHAQGPIETLR; translated from the coding sequence ATGACGGCAAAAATCTCTCTCGACGGTCTCAGCAAATCCTTCGGCACCAAGCACGTCCTGCAAGGGATCTCGCTCAACGTGGCCGAGGGCGAGAGCCTCGTGGTAATCGGTGGCTCGGGCACAGGCAAATCGGTGCTGCTGAAATGCATCCTCGGCCTGATCAAGCCGGACGCGGGCACGATCCGCGTGGACGGGGCGGCGCAATCCACCAACCCGGCCTTCCTTGACCGTTTCGGCATGCTGTTTCAGGGCGCGGCCCTCTTCGATTCCATGCCAATCTGGCAGAACGTGGCCTTCCGCCTGCTTCAAGGCAAAATCTCGCGCCGGGACGCCCGCGAGCGCGCGATCGAGAAGCTGCGCCGCGTAGGTCTCAATCCCGATACCGCCGACCTCTTCCCGTCCGAGCTTTCGGGTGGCATGCAAAAACGCGCGGGGCTCGCGCGCGCCATTGCCTCGGACCCCGAGATCATCTTCTTCGACGAGCCGACCACCGGCCTCGACCCGATCATGTCGGGCTTCATCAACGACCTGATCGGAGAGATCGTCTCCGAGATGGGCGCCACCACGATCACGATCACCCACGACATGACCTCCGTCCGGGCAATTGCCACCACGGTGGCGATGCTCCACGACGGCAAGATCCGCTGGCACGGGCCGGTGGAGGAGATGGACCGGGCCGATGACCCCTATCTGCGCCAGTTCATCGGCGGCCACGCCCAAGGCCCGATCGAGACCCTGCGCTAG
- the purF gene encoding amidophosphoribosyltransferase — protein sequence MDETAFPQHPFDARDDDKLREECGVFGVIGVADAANFVALGLHALQHRGQEAGGIVTHDPEAGFSSARRFGYVRDTFTSQKVMETLPGSIGIGHVRYSTAGSKGATQIRDVQPFFGEFAMGGAAIAHNGNIVNADELRKELIERGSIFQSSSDSECIIHLMARSLQRNIPERMKDALRRVEGAFSVVAMTRTKLIGCRDALGVRPLVIGKLGEGYVLSSETCALDIIGAELIREVEPGEMVVITDKGIESAKPFNQKRPRFCIFEHVYFSRPDSIIGGRSVYETRRQIGVELAKEAPVDADLVCPVPDSGTPAAIGYSQESGIPYAMGIIRNQYMGRTFIEPSEQIRNMGVRLKLNVNRALIRGKRVILVDDSVVRGTTSRKIKEMILDAGAAEVHFRIASPPTAWPCFYGVDTPQREKLLAATMSEEEMRDHLAVDSLKFISLDGLYRAVGEANGRDPAQPAYCDACFSGEYPVVPTDQIAKGFELVEAAE from the coding sequence ATGGACGAGACAGCCTTCCCCCAGCATCCGTTCGATGCCCGCGACGATGACAAGTTGCGCGAGGAATGCGGTGTGTTCGGCGTGATTGGCGTGGCAGACGCGGCCAACTTCGTGGCGCTCGGCCTGCACGCCCTGCAACATCGCGGACAGGAAGCGGGCGGCATCGTCACCCATGACCCGGAAGCGGGCTTCTCCTCGGCGCGGCGCTTCGGCTACGTGCGCGACACCTTCACCTCGCAGAAGGTAATGGAGACGCTGCCCGGCTCCATCGGCATCGGTCACGTGCGCTATTCCACCGCCGGCTCCAAGGGCGCGACGCAGATCCGCGACGTGCAGCCCTTCTTCGGCGAATTCGCCATGGGCGGCGCCGCGATCGCGCACAACGGCAACATCGTGAACGCCGACGAACTGCGCAAGGAGCTGATCGAGCGCGGCTCGATCTTCCAGTCCTCCTCCGACAGCGAATGCATCATCCACCTGATGGCCCGCTCCCTGCAGCGCAACATCCCCGAGCGGATGAAGGATGCGCTGCGCCGGGTCGAGGGGGCCTTCTCGGTCGTCGCCATGACCCGCACCAAGCTGATCGGCTGCCGCGACGCGCTTGGCGTGCGGCCGCTGGTGATCGGCAAATTGGGCGAGGGCTATGTCCTGTCGTCCGAGACCTGCGCGCTCGACATCATCGGCGCCGAGCTGATCCGCGAGGTCGAGCCGGGCGAGATGGTCGTCATCACCGACAAGGGCATCGAATCCGCCAAGCCCTTCAACCAGAAACGCCCGCGCTTCTGCATCTTCGAGCATGTCTATTTCTCGCGCCCCGACAGCATCATCGGCGGCCGCTCCGTCTATGAGACGCGGCGCCAGATCGGGGTGGAGCTGGCCAAGGAAGCGCCCGTCGATGCCGATCTCGTCTGCCCCGTGCCCGACAGCGGCACGCCGGCGGCCATCGGCTACAGCCAGGAATCGGGCATCCCCTACGCCATGGGGATCATCCGCAACCAGTACATGGGCCGGACCTTCATCGAGCCCTCCGAGCAGATCCGCAACATGGGTGTGCGCCTGAAGCTGAACGTCAACCGCGCGCTGATCCGTGGCAAGCGGGTGATCCTTGTCGATGACAGCGTCGTGCGCGGCACGACCTCGCGCAAGATCAAGGAGATGATCCTTGATGCAGGCGCGGCAGAGGTGCATTTCCGCATCGCCTCCCCGCCCACGGCATGGCCCTGCTTCTACGGCGTCGACACCCCGCAGCGCGAGAAGCTCCTGGCCGCCACCATGTCCGAGGAAGAGATGCGCGACCACCTCGCCGTCGACAGCCTCAAGTTCATCTCGCTCGACGGGCTCTACCGCGCCGTGGGCGAGGCGAACGGCCGCGACCCGGCCCAACCCGCCTACTGCGATGCCTGTTTCTCGGGCGAATACCCCGTCGTGCCCACCGACCAGATCGCGAAAGGGTTCGAGCTGGTGGAGGCGGCCGAATGA
- a CDS encoding orotate phosphoribosyltransferase produces the protein MIPSAYPSDATMAAMTARMLLDIRAVHFNTKDLFTHASGKQAPTYIDCRKLISHPRIRSTAMDFLTCKVMRDAGLEAFDNIAGGETAGIPFAAFVAERMALPMSYVRKKPKGYGRAAQIEGEMPEGARVLLVEDLTTDGGSKLKFVDAIRAAGASCAHTAVVFSYGNLPDTERNLAAHGLTLHSLTTWADVITEARRGGDFDAETLEEVERFLDDPEGWRASRGLS, from the coding sequence ATGATCCCCTCCGCCTACCCGTCCGACGCCACCATGGCCGCGATGACCGCGCGCATGCTGCTCGATATCCGCGCCGTTCATTTCAATACAAAAGATCTGTTTACCCATGCCTCCGGCAAGCAGGCACCGACCTATATCGACTGCCGCAAACTGATCTCGCACCCGCGCATCCGCTCGACGGCGATGGACTTCCTGACCTGCAAGGTCATGCGCGACGCAGGCCTCGAGGCCTTCGACAACATCGCCGGCGGCGAGACCGCAGGCATCCCCTTCGCCGCCTTCGTAGCCGAGCGCATGGCGCTGCCGATGTCCTACGTGCGAAAGAAACCCAAGGGCTACGGCCGTGCGGCCCAGATCGAGGGCGAGATGCCCGAGGGCGCGCGGGTGCTGCTGGTGGAGGACCTGACCACCGACGGCGGCTCGAAACTGAAGTTCGTCGATGCGATCCGCGCCGCTGGCGCCTCTTGCGCCCACACGGCCGTCGTTTTCTCCTACGGCAACCTGCCGGACACCGAGCGCAATCTCGCGGCCCACGGCCTCACGCTTCATTCGCTCACCACCTGGGCCGATGTCATCACCGAGGCGCGGCGTGGCGGCGATTTCGACGCCGAGACGCTGGAGGAGGTCGAGCGATTCCTCGACGACCCCGAAGGCTGGCGCGCGAGTCGGGGGCTGAGCTGA
- a CDS encoding replicative DNA helicase, producing the protein MNEIAALNPSLPMGVSPEAEAVEQAPTLPHNIEAEQQLLGAILTSNDVLDRVDDLVKPDHFHDPVHAEIFTMAAARIAKGLQTDATTLKTFASDIPGLKELGGAEYLVKLQLSAIATSAARDYAQLIHDLAVRRELIDLGNRVTDRARAMRDDVAPDDQIVAAESELFALASTGSTNKGFQSFLHALHDAVHMANEAYNRQGGLAGVSTGLTDLDRMLGGLHKSDLLILAGRPSMGKTSLATNVAFNVAKAYREGIKEDGNQGTVDGGVVGFFSLEMSSAQLAQRILSEAAEVPSELIRKGDLNEQEFQRYLKAAGDLERCPLYIDDTPALPIAQVAARARRLKRSPKGLDLLIIDYLQLLKGSGKSDNRVNEVSEITQGLKAIAKELDIPVIALSQLSRQVESREDKRPQLSDLRESGSIEQDADVVMFVYRGEYYKEREKPGEDNLEAMTKWQQDMEQLHGKAEVIIGKQRHGPVGSVELAFEGRFTRFGNLAHPRHVDSDGY; encoded by the coding sequence ATGAATGAGATCGCCGCTTTGAATCCGTCGCTGCCCATGGGCGTTTCCCCAGAGGCCGAAGCCGTGGAACAGGCCCCGACGTTGCCGCACAATATCGAGGCCGAACAACAGCTTCTCGGCGCGATCCTGACCTCGAACGACGTGCTCGACCGGGTCGACGACCTCGTCAAGCCCGACCATTTCCACGATCCCGTCCATGCCGAGATCTTCACCATGGCCGCCGCGCGCATCGCCAAGGGCCTGCAGACCGATGCCACGACACTCAAGACCTTCGCCTCGGACATTCCGGGCCTGAAGGAGTTGGGCGGCGCCGAATACCTCGTGAAGCTGCAGCTCTCCGCCATCGCCACCTCGGCGGCGCGCGATTACGCACAACTCATCCACGACCTCGCGGTGCGCCGCGAGTTGATTGACCTCGGCAACCGCGTCACCGACCGCGCCCGCGCCATGCGGGACGACGTGGCCCCCGATGACCAGATCGTCGCCGCCGAGAGCGAGCTCTTCGCGCTGGCCTCCACCGGCTCGACCAACAAGGGCTTCCAGAGCTTCCTGCACGCTCTCCACGACGCGGTGCACATGGCGAACGAGGCCTACAACCGCCAGGGCGGGCTGGCCGGCGTCTCCACCGGGCTGACCGACCTCGACCGGATGCTCGGCGGCCTGCACAAATCCGACCTCCTGATCCTCGCCGGGCGACCCTCGATGGGGAAGACGTCGCTGGCGACCAACGTAGCCTTCAACGTGGCCAAGGCCTACCGCGAGGGCATCAAGGAGGACGGCAACCAAGGCACGGTGGACGGCGGCGTGGTGGGCTTCTTCTCGCTCGAGATGTCCTCGGCACAGCTGGCGCAGCGGATCCTCTCCGAAGCCGCCGAAGTGCCGTCGGAGCTCATTCGCAAGGGCGACCTGAACGAGCAGGAATTCCAGCGCTACCTCAAGGCCGCAGGCGACCTGGAGCGCTGCCCGCTCTATATCGACGACACGCCCGCCCTGCCGATCGCCCAGGTGGCGGCCCGTGCGCGGCGCCTGAAGCGCTCGCCCAAGGGGCTGGATCTGCTGATCATCGACTACCTGCAGCTGCTCAAGGGTTCCGGCAAATCCGACAACCGGGTGAACGAGGTCTCCGAGATCACGCAGGGCCTCAAGGCCATCGCGAAGGAGCTCGACATCCCGGTGATCGCCCTGTCCCAGCTCTCGCGTCAGGTCGAAAGCCGCGAAGACAAGCGCCCGCAGCTGTCGGACCTGCGGGAATCCGGCTCGATCGAGCAGGACGCGGACGTGGTAATGTTCGTCTACCGGGGCGAGTACTACAAGGAACGCGAGAAGCCCGGCGAGGACAACCTCGAGGCCATGACCAAGTGGCAGCAGGACATGGAGCAGCTTCACGGCAAGGCCGAGGTGATCATCGGCAAGCAGCGCCACGGTCCCGTGGGCTCCGTCGAGCTGGCCTTCGAGGGCCGCTTCACCCGCTTCGGCAACCTCGCCCACCCCCGCCACGTCGATTCCGACGGCTACTGA
- a CDS encoding paraquat-inducible protein A, which yields MPKALIVANLLLFIAFPVSWAAPLLRAGLLPLFGLSEVSILSGLGALWSDGEVALAALVALFALVLPMAKTLLLAMIHLSRAPARLLPALELAGKLAMADVFLVAVYITLAKGLSVGRVETAWGLWLFTGCVLASLALSVLTSRYETARAS from the coding sequence ATGCCCAAGGCCCTGATCGTCGCCAATCTCCTCCTGTTCATCGCCTTCCCTGTCTCTTGGGCCGCGCCGCTCCTGCGCGCGGGCCTGCTGCCGCTCTTCGGCCTGTCCGAGGTCTCGATCCTCTCTGGCTTGGGCGCACTCTGGTCCGATGGAGAGGTCGCGCTGGCGGCGCTGGTGGCGCTCTTTGCGCTGGTGCTGCCGATGGCCAAGACCCTGCTGCTGGCCATGATCCACCTTTCGCGCGCGCCCGCCCGGCTGCTGCCTGCGCTGGAGCTGGCTGGCAAGCTGGCCATGGCCGACGTCTTCCTCGTCGCGGTCTACATCACCCTCGCCAAGGGGCTCTCGGTCGGCCGGGTGGAGACCGCCTGGGGCCTGTGGCTCTTCACCGGCTGCGTGCTGGCCTCGCTGGCCCTCTCGGTGCTGACCTCCCGATACGAAACAGCCCGCGCGAGTTAG
- a CDS encoding MlaE family ABC transporter permease, whose translation MTLTAPVGALGRALLTFLASIGQVGLFAASALRHLVTPRYYLRETAQQFLAIGWLSLPVVGLTALFTGGALALQIYAGGARFNAEAVVPQIVAIGIARELGPVLGGLMVAGRVAAAIAAEIGTMKVTEQIDALRTLSTHPMKYLTAPRLIAATLSLPLLVAVGDSIGIFGGYLVSTSRLGFNEAAYLANTADFLQVWDVTSGLLKGAVFGFIVALMGCYHGMHSGRGARGVGRATTSAVVSASILILAANYLLTEAFFSA comes from the coding sequence ATGACGCTGACAGCCCCCGTCGGCGCCCTCGGCCGCGCGCTTCTCACCTTTCTGGCCAGCATCGGACAGGTCGGCCTTTTCGCCGCCTCCGCCCTGCGCCACCTCGTCACCCCGCGCTATTACCTGCGCGAGACGGCACAGCAATTCCTCGCCATCGGCTGGCTGAGCCTGCCGGTCGTGGGCCTCACCGCGCTCTTCACCGGCGGCGCGCTGGCGCTGCAGATCTACGCCGGCGGCGCGCGCTTCAATGCCGAGGCCGTGGTCCCCCAGATCGTGGCCATCGGCATCGCCCGCGAACTCGGCCCGGTCCTCGGCGGCCTCATGGTCGCAGGCCGCGTCGCTGCCGCCATCGCGGCCGAAATCGGCACCATGAAAGTGACCGAGCAGATCGACGCCCTGCGCACGCTCTCGACCCATCCGATGAAATACCTCACCGCCCCGCGCCTGATCGCCGCCACGCTCTCTCTGCCCCTCCTCGTGGCCGTCGGCGACAGCATCGGCATCTTCGGCGGCTACCTCGTCTCCACCTCGCGGCTCGGCTTCAACGAGGCCGCCTATCTCGCCAATACCGCCGATTTTCTGCAGGTCTGGGACGTGACCTCCGGGCTGCTGAAAGGCGCGGTCTTCGGCTTCATCGTGGCGCTGATGGGCTGCTATCACGGGATGCATTCCGGCCGCGGCGCCCGCGGCGTGGGCCGTGCCACAACCTCCGCGGTGGTCTCGGCCTCGATCCTCATCCTCGCTGCCAACTACCTGCTGACAGAAGCGTTCTTCTCCGCATGA
- a CDS encoding autotransporter outer membrane beta-barrel domain-containing protein codes for MKILRLGAAALLATTAIAGVASAQSGSYTASGNNYGPRFAYDLEGYRTGFDVFRIQIPDSSRFAIRFDRMEYNLVSNGIDGPIEIQPATVHDGPTSPELISEIDGPPVKEYRPIFFLVAPDDPIPDRLGGEIEQPFTVLNADEAEFEGDIVLDFIDRPAGAYQLLVAPGVSALVDYDFHVLFEILNLGPSVEEELAAALAASGGSARLVVVGADGVVRNAGEVSLATRDGRLSFTRVASGPDAGGVVMSTSGAPGMMGNLYTWAEVTGFRSDSFGSGDGTLEGGGLQIGADVAIGPNMVAGVSLGYTNVTSSDAGTTSEGSYTYFQPYLAYRSGAWSGTAGLLHGRGSFDQVSLGGDGSADVTISALSFEGGYDLAVSDRVTLTPTLGLLHGREEVDGTGGTLAGTSGDVTFSQYSLGGRLTQQTGAGSLFTGIHADYLTQDASSVLASDLLADEGWTGRVELGADMALTSGLGLRSAVEVSGLGGDFRSVSGGLRVAFTF; via the coding sequence ATGAAAATCTTGAGACTGGGCGCTGCGGCGCTCTTGGCCACGACGGCAATCGCAGGCGTGGCATCGGCGCAGAGTGGTTCCTACACCGCAAGCGGTAACAACTACGGCCCGCGGTTCGCGTACGATTTGGAAGGCTACCGGACCGGATTTGACGTGTTCCGCATCCAGATTCCCGATAGCTCAAGGTTCGCGATCCGCTTCGATCGCATGGAGTATAACCTCGTTTCCAATGGTATAGATGGGCCCATCGAGATCCAACCGGCGACAGTTCATGATGGTCCTACCTCACCGGAACTGATCAGTGAGATCGACGGCCCCCCAGTGAAGGAATATCGTCCAATTTTCTTTCTCGTAGCGCCGGACGATCCAATCCCTGACCGACTTGGCGGCGAAATCGAGCAGCCGTTCACCGTGCTCAACGCAGATGAGGCCGAGTTTGAAGGTGACATCGTGCTCGATTTCATCGATCGGCCCGCCGGCGCATATCAGTTGCTCGTGGCGCCAGGCGTTTCGGCATTGGTAGACTATGATTTTCATGTCCTCTTCGAGATCCTCAACCTCGGTCCCTCCGTGGAAGAGGAACTTGCCGCGGCGCTTGCGGCCTCGGGTGGCTCGGCGCGACTGGTGGTTGTCGGTGCCGATGGCGTCGTGCGCAATGCCGGCGAGGTGAGCCTCGCCACCCGCGACGGGCGGCTCAGCTTCACGCGGGTCGCTTCCGGGCCGGATGCGGGCGGTGTGGTGATGTCCACCTCGGGCGCGCCGGGGATGATGGGCAACCTCTACACCTGGGCCGAGGTGACGGGCTTCCGCTCCGACAGCTTCGGCAGCGGCGACGGCACTCTGGAGGGCGGCGGCCTGCAGATCGGCGCCGACGTGGCGATCGGGCCGAACATGGTGGCGGGCGTCTCGCTCGGCTACACCAACGTGACCTCGTCGGACGCTGGCACGACTTCCGAGGGCAGCTACACCTACTTCCAGCCCTATCTCGCCTATCGCTCCGGCGCATGGAGCGGCACGGCGGGCCTGCTGCACGGGCGCGGCTCTTTCGATCAGGTCTCGCTCGGCGGCGACGGCTCGGCGGACGTGACGATCTCGGCGCTGTCTTTCGAGGGCGGCTATGACCTCGCCGTCTCCGACCGCGTCACCCTGACCCCCACCCTCGGGCTGCTCCACGGCCGTGAAGAGGTCGACGGGACCGGCGGCACCCTGGCGGGCACCTCGGGCGACGTGACCTTCAGCCAGTATTCCCTGGGCGGGCGGCTGACGCAGCAAACCGGCGCGGGTTCGCTGTTTACCGGCATCCACGCCGATTACCTGACGCAGGATGCCTCCTCGGTTCTGGCAAGCGACCTGCTGGCCGACGAGGGCTGGACCGGGCGCGTGGAACTCGGCGCGGACATGGCGCTTACCAGCGGCCTCGGCCTGCGCTCCGCGGTCGAGGTGAGCGGCCTTGGCGGCGATTTCCGCTCCGTCTCCGGCGGACTGCGGGTGGCCTTCACCTTCTGA
- the radA gene encoding DNA repair protein RadA, translating into MAKPVTQFTCSNCGAIHKKWSGRCDDCGEWNTIREETPLGTGPGKAALGSAKGKRMILKDLRTKEAPPPRQSAGVAELDRVLGGGLVPASATLVGGDPGIGKSTLLLQAAAAFARQGLKVVYVSGEEATAQVRMRAERLGLSESAVMLASETNLRDILTTLEAEAPDLAIIDSIQTMWLDTVDSAPGSVSQVRASSHELTTFAKRRGTSVMLVGHVTKEGQIAGPRVVEHMVDTVLYFEGERGHQFRILRSVKNRFGPADEIGVFEMTGRGLAEVSNPSALFLSDREQPAPGSVVFAGIEGTRPVLVEFQALVAPSNLSQPRRAVVGWDGSRLSMILAVLEARAGISFQGLDVYLNIAGGMRISEPAADLAVAAALLSAREDAALPRETVVFGELSLSGALRPVSQAENRLKEAVKLGFSTAIAPTGCRIADNAGVSVKSFSDLPTFVGDVFGAG; encoded by the coding sequence ATGGCCAAACCCGTCACCCAATTTACCTGTTCCAACTGCGGCGCGATCCACAAGAAGTGGTCGGGGCGCTGTGACGATTGCGGCGAGTGGAATACGATCCGCGAAGAAACGCCGCTTGGCACCGGCCCCGGCAAGGCGGCGCTTGGCTCTGCCAAGGGCAAGCGGATGATCCTCAAGGACCTGCGCACCAAGGAGGCCCCGCCGCCGCGCCAGTCTGCCGGGGTGGCGGAGCTGGACCGGGTTTTGGGGGGCGGCCTCGTGCCGGCCTCGGCCACGTTGGTCGGCGGCGATCCGGGCATCGGCAAATCGACGCTTCTGTTGCAGGCCGCTGCCGCCTTCGCGCGGCAGGGGCTGAAGGTCGTCTATGTCTCGGGCGAGGAAGCGACGGCGCAGGTGCGGATGCGGGCCGAGCGGCTCGGCCTGTCGGAATCCGCCGTGATGCTCGCCTCCGAAACCAACCTGCGCGACATTCTCACCACGCTGGAGGCCGAGGCCCCGGACCTCGCGATCATCGACTCGATCCAGACCATGTGGCTCGACACCGTGGACAGCGCGCCCGGCTCGGTGAGCCAGGTGCGCGCCTCCTCGCATGAGCTGACGACCTTCGCCAAGCGCCGCGGCACCTCCGTGATGCTGGTGGGCCATGTCACCAAGGAGGGCCAGATTGCCGGTCCCCGCGTGGTCGAGCACATGGTCGACACGGTGCTCTATTTCGAGGGCGAGCGCGGCCACCAGTTCCGCATCCTGCGGTCGGTCAAGAACCGCTTCGGCCCCGCCGACGAGATCGGCGTCTTCGAAATGACCGGACGCGGTCTGGCGGAGGTCTCCAACCCCTCCGCCCTGTTCCTGTCCGACCGCGAGCAACCGGCGCCCGGATCGGTGGTTTTTGCCGGCATCGAAGGCACACGGCCGGTGCTGGTGGAATTCCAGGCGCTGGTGGCGCCCTCCAACCTCAGCCAGCCGCGCCGTGCGGTCGTGGGGTGGGACGGCTCGCGCCTGTCGATGATCCTCGCCGTGCTGGAAGCGCGCGCGGGCATCTCGTTCCAGGGGCTCGACGTCTACCTCAACATCGCCGGCGGCATGCGGATATCCGAGCCCGCCGCCGACCTTGCCGTGGCGGCAGCCCTGCTGTCGGCCCGCGAAGACGCCGCTCTGCCCCGCGAAACCGTGGTTTTTGGGGAACTTTCCCTTTCCGGCGCGCTTCGTCCCGTATCGCAGGCGGAAAACCGGTTGAAAGAGGCGGTGAAACTTGGTTTTTCGACAGCAATCGCGCCGACCGGCTGTCGGATCGCGGACAATGCAGGTGTCAGCGTCAAATCCTTCTCGGATCTCCCCACTTTCGTGGGCGATGTTTTTGGGGCAGGTTGA
- a CDS encoding CvpA family protein, which translates to MDGFTIFDGIVGGVIVISAILAYARGFIREVMSIVGWIAAAIIAFIFAPNALPLVLEIPYLGDFIGESRELGILASFAIVFVVALVVVSLFTPLFSSVVQRSPLGGIDAGLGFLFGVARGVLLVVVALIAYDRIVGDEPIPAVSESRSAAVFANMQESVEAQIPSDMPGWILDRYETLIDGSAPAVEDDAAVEVEVEDTATE; encoded by the coding sequence ATGGACGGATTTACTATCTTTGACGGGATCGTCGGCGGCGTGATCGTCATCTCGGCGATTCTGGCCTATGCGCGCGGATTTATCCGTGAGGTCATGTCGATCGTCGGCTGGATCGCGGCCGCGATCATCGCGTTCATCTTTGCCCCCAACGCCTTGCCGCTGGTGCTGGAGATCCCCTACCTGGGCGATTTCATCGGCGAGAGCCGCGAATTGGGCATCCTTGCCTCCTTTGCCATCGTCTTCGTCGTGGCGCTGGTGGTCGTATCGCTGTTCACGCCGCTGTTCTCCTCCGTCGTTCAACGCTCGCCCCTCGGCGGGATTGATGCGGGTCTGGGCTTCCTCTTCGGCGTCGCGCGCGGGGTGTTGCTGGTCGTGGTGGCGTTGATTGCCTACGACCGCATCGTGGGTGACGAGCCCATCCCGGCGGTGTCGGAGAGCCGATCGGCGGCGGTCTTCGCCAACATGCAGGAATCGGTCGAGGCGCAGATCCCCTCGGACATGCCGGGCTGGATCCTCGATCGCTATGAGACCCTGATCGACGGCTCGGCGCCCGCGGTTGAGGACGATGCCGCGGTCGAGGTCGAGGTCGAGGATACGGCGACCGAGTAA
- the alr gene encoding alanine racemase → MAVGTLTIDLGALVANYRALAARAAVETAAVVKAGGYGLGVAEVSRALADAGARQFFVATAEEGVTLRATLGSGPAIGVFSGHTAGDTAMIRDADLTPMLNSPEQMQRHRTALPDHPFGVQLDTGMNRLGVEPGDWTELRDQGKGASLLMSHLACADEPTHRQNTAQLAKFHAMTDGMAAPRSLAATGGTLLGSDYHFDMIRPGVGLYGGLPFAEARPVVRLSLPVIQIRTVHPGESVGYAAAYQPDTPRQIATLSAGYADGLIRALSSRATLWDGDHPCPLVGRVSMDLLTVDVTECPAPPERLDILGPHQGVDDLAAAAGTIGYEILTSLGARYVREYIQ, encoded by the coding sequence ATGGCAGTTGGAACACTCACCATCGATCTTGGCGCGCTAGTCGCGAACTATCGCGCGCTGGCCGCGCGGGCCGCGGTCGAGACGGCCGCGGTGGTGAAGGCCGGCGGCTACGGCCTTGGCGTGGCCGAGGTCAGCCGAGCGCTCGCCGATGCCGGCGCCCGACAGTTTTTCGTCGCCACGGCCGAGGAAGGCGTGACCCTGCGCGCGACCCTCGGCTCCGGGCCTGCGATCGGCGTCTTCTCCGGCCATACGGCAGGCGACACCGCGATGATCCGGGACGCCGACCTCACCCCCATGCTCAACTCGCCTGAGCAGATGCAACGCCATCGCACCGCCCTGCCGGACCACCCCTTCGGCGTCCAACTCGACACGGGCATGAACCGCCTCGGTGTTGAACCGGGCGACTGGACCGAACTGCGCGATCAGGGGAAGGGGGCGAGCCTCCTGATGTCGCACCTCGCCTGCGCCGATGAGCCGACCCACCGGCAGAACACCGCCCAGCTGGCGAAATTTCACGCGATGACCGACGGGATGGCGGCGCCCAGATCCCTCGCGGCCACGGGCGGCACGCTTCTGGGATCAGACTACCATTTCGACATGATCCGCCCCGGCGTCGGCCTCTACGGCGGCCTGCCCTTTGCCGAGGCTCGCCCCGTCGTGCGCCTGTCCCTGCCGGTGATCCAGATTCGCACAGTTCACCCCGGCGAGAGCGTCGGCTACGCGGCCGCCTACCAGCCTGACACCCCGCGACAGATCGCGACCCTGTCCGCGGGCTACGCCGACGGCTTGATCCGCGCCCTCTCATCGCGCGCGACGCTCTGGGACGGAGACCACCCCTGCCCCCTCGTCGGTCGCGTCTCGATGGATCTGCTCACGGTCGACGTCACCGAATGCCCCGCTCCGCCCGAAAGGCTCGACATTCTCGGACCGCATCAGGGCGTCGATGACCTCGCCGCCGCCGCAGGCACGATCGGCTACGAGATCCTCACCTCCCTGGGCGCCCGCTACGTCCGCGAGTACATCCAATGA